From Virgibacillus natechei, the proteins below share one genomic window:
- a CDS encoding ATP-grasp domain-containing protein, producing MKHGWLIYAEANVEENRSYINWMIAEAQMQNVSLELVIREQLIIGIENQERTIKVDNKEVHKPDFAIIRLIEPLLNLHLETCGITVFNSSSISSICNNKALTHHHIIDQDIPMVDTIFAQKDTVSQTPPMPYPFIIKETSGRGGKQVYYIQDKQDWLNRISSIATNDIIIQACNVQLGKDLRVFVIGKEIIGAVLRESTDDFRSNFKLGGSARMYQLHAHERSIISKIIRSFHFDMVGIDFLIGLNGELLFNEIEDVVGSRTLSTVSDLNILEKYITHITDKLKSGISTDN from the coding sequence ATGAAGCATGGATGGTTAATATACGCAGAAGCTAATGTTGAAGAAAATAGATCCTATATTAATTGGATGATTGCAGAAGCGCAGATGCAGAACGTATCACTTGAACTTGTTATAAGAGAACAATTAATAATCGGTATTGAAAACCAAGAGCGAACAATCAAAGTGGATAATAAAGAAGTACATAAACCAGACTTTGCTATCATCCGTCTAATTGAACCCTTGCTGAACCTTCATCTGGAAACATGTGGCATTACTGTTTTTAACTCATCTTCTATTTCAAGTATTTGCAATAATAAAGCTCTAACTCATCACCATATCATCGACCAGGATATTCCAATGGTTGACACTATATTTGCTCAGAAAGATACGGTATCACAAACGCCACCCATGCCCTATCCCTTTATCATAAAAGAAACATCTGGTAGGGGTGGTAAACAGGTTTATTATATACAAGATAAACAAGACTGGTTAAATCGTATTTCAAGTATTGCTACAAACGACATCATTATTCAAGCCTGTAACGTACAACTCGGAAAAGATTTACGCGTGTTTGTGATAGGAAAAGAGATCATTGGTGCTGTGTTACGTGAAAGCACCGATGATTTCCGATCTAATTTTAAACTTGGTGGCTCTGCCCGCATGTATCAACTTCATGCACATGAACGTTCAATCATTTCTAAAATCATTCGCTCTTTTCATTTTGATATGGTTGGTATTGATTTTTTAATCGGCTTAAATGGGGAACTACTTTTTAATGAAATCGAGGACGTTGTCGGATCACGAACGCTAAGCACGGTTAGTGACCTGAACATCTTAGAAAAATATATCACACACATTACGGATAAATTAAAAAGTGGAATTTCAACGGATAATTGA
- a CDS encoding rod shape-determining protein has product MGRFSLSQDLGIDLGTANTLVFVKSKGVVVREPTVVAKNTKTGDVEAVGGSARKMIGRTPGNISVVRPMKDGVIADYDTTAVMMKYYFQKAMKNRSFLARKPDVMICVPSGITMVEERAVIDATKQAGAKDAFPIAEPFAAAIGAGLPVWEPTGSMIVDIGGGTTEVAVISLGGIVTSRSIRTAGDNMDDSIIQYIRKHYNLMIGERSAESIKMDVGSAGGITVDEELEIRGRDLLTGLPKTISVTAQEIADSLKDTVDSIVEAVKNTLEKTPPELSADIMDRGIVLSGGAALLRNLDHVISDATKMPVFVTENPLDGVAIGTGKSLEYIQHFRSHPNVSSRPSID; this is encoded by the coding sequence TTGGGAAGATTTAGTTTATCACAAGATTTAGGAATAGACTTAGGTACTGCAAACACACTGGTTTTTGTTAAAAGTAAAGGTGTCGTTGTACGAGAGCCTACAGTAGTAGCCAAAAACACTAAAACCGGTGATGTAGAAGCAGTAGGAGGTTCAGCGCGAAAGATGATTGGTAGAACGCCAGGGAATATCTCTGTTGTTCGACCAATGAAAGATGGCGTTATTGCAGATTACGATACAACCGCAGTAATGATGAAATATTATTTTCAAAAAGCAATGAAGAATCGTTCTTTTCTTGCGAGGAAACCGGACGTCATGATCTGTGTGCCATCAGGAATTACTATGGTAGAGGAACGTGCGGTTATTGATGCTACGAAACAAGCAGGTGCAAAAGATGCATTTCCAATTGCCGAGCCTTTTGCTGCTGCGATTGGTGCTGGTTTACCTGTATGGGAGCCAACAGGTAGCATGATTGTTGATATCGGTGGTGGGACGACAGAAGTCGCGGTTATTTCATTAGGCGGAATAGTGACTAGCCGATCCATACGTACAGCTGGTGACAATATGGACGATTCCATCATCCAATATATTCGTAAACATTATAACTTGATGATAGGTGAGAGATCCGCTGAATCCATTAAAATGGATGTTGGTTCTGCCGGCGGGATTACAGTGGACGAAGAGTTGGAGATACGTGGACGTGATCTACTAACTGGGTTACCGAAAACAATATCGGTAACAGCACAGGAAATAGCCGATTCGCTAAAAGATACAGTTGATTCAATAGTAGAAGCAGTTAAAAACACGTTAGAAAAAACGCCACCTGAATTATCTGCAGATATTATGGATCGCGGTATAGTTTTATCTGGAGGCGCAGCGCTCTTAAGAAATTTAGATCATGTCATAAGTGATGCGACGAAGATGCCTGTTTTTGTGACAGAAAATCCACTGGATGGTGTGGCAATTGGAACAGGTAAATCATTAGAATACATTCAGCATTTTCGGTCCCACCCAAATGTATCCTCTCGTCCATCGATTGATTAA
- a CDS encoding ATP-grasp domain-containing protein, protein MKLQGWIIYNGSLPGTKFLDFAEWIQAAAARKYSQTTIYKNNELLSFLSTDLLKLLKEDMNSLPDYVVFADKDIYLANQLESLGVRVFNRAEVIQNSDDKIASYQQLARQNLPIPKTIVAPKVFTNVQVDTDSVNLAIDQLGFPMIIKEAFGSFGEQVYLIHTKEELVTCVQALQGKAFMFQEFVSSSYGKDIRLHVVGDQVVAGMKRQAANDFRANVSSGATMEAYDPTDEERKLAISAAKALGADFAGVDLLFGPNNRPIICEINSNAHIRNMYDCTGINVADFIIDYILDTINKN, encoded by the coding sequence ATGAAGCTTCAAGGTTGGATTATATATAATGGAAGCTTACCTGGTACTAAATTTTTAGATTTTGCGGAGTGGATACAAGCAGCTGCAGCCAGGAAATATAGCCAGACAACTATTTATAAAAATAATGAGTTGTTATCTTTTCTAAGTACCGATCTATTGAAACTTTTAAAAGAAGATATGAATTCTTTGCCAGATTATGTCGTATTTGCAGACAAGGATATCTATTTAGCAAACCAACTCGAATCACTTGGCGTTCGGGTATTTAATCGTGCAGAAGTAATCCAAAATAGTGATGATAAAATCGCTAGCTATCAGCAACTAGCCAGACAGAACCTACCTATTCCTAAAACAATCGTAGCCCCAAAGGTTTTTACCAATGTACAGGTGGACACCGATAGTGTCAATCTGGCTATCGATCAACTAGGATTTCCAATGATTATTAAAGAAGCTTTTGGCTCGTTTGGAGAACAAGTTTATTTAATACATACAAAAGAGGAATTAGTGACATGCGTACAAGCATTACAAGGTAAAGCATTTATGTTCCAGGAGTTTGTTTCATCTAGTTATGGGAAAGATATTCGCCTTCATGTTGTAGGTGACCAAGTGGTAGCAGGTATGAAACGACAAGCTGCAAATGATTTCCGAGCCAATGTCTCTTCCGGCGCAACGATGGAAGCTTATGACCCAACAGATGAAGAGAGGAAATTAGCTATTTCAGCTGCAAAAGCATTAGGTGCTGATTTTGCAGGTGTGGATTTATTATTTGGTCCAAATAATCGCCCCATTATCTGTGAAATAAATTCAAATGCGCATATTCGAAACATGTATGACTGTACGGGAATAAATGTAGCGGATTTTATTATCGACTATATTCTTGATACGATTAACAAAAATTGA
- a CDS encoding valine--tRNA ligase: MNNDQNTSLPSKYNPQAVEKDRYQFWLKGKYFEATGDQEKEPYTIVIPPPNVTGRLHLGHAWDTTMQDTISRMKRMQGYDVLWLPGMDHAGIATQSKVEEKLKEQGTNRHVLGREKFMETAWEWKEEYADFIRSQWEKLGLGLDYSRERFTLDDGLSGAVKEVFVKLYEKGYIYRGEYIINWDPKTRTALSDIEVIYEELHGKFYHMQYKIKDSDEMIEVATTRPETMLGDTAVAVHPTDDRYKHLIGKTVILPIVGREIKIVADEYVDMELGSGAVKITPAHDPNDFEIGNRHGLKRILVMHEDGSMNENAGKYEGLDRFECREQIVKDLQDQDVLFKIEDHTHQVGHSERSGAVVEPYLSTQWFVNMQPLADEAINLQNGEEKVNFVPDRFERTYLHWMENIRDWVISRQLWWGHRIPAWYHKETKEIYVGKEAPSDSENWEQDEDVLDTWFSSALWPFSTMGWPDEQSDDFKRYFPTDVLVTGYDIIFFWVARMIFQSKEFTKERPFKDVLIHGLIRDADGRKMSKSLGNGVDPMDVIDKYGADSLRYFLLTGSTPGQDLRFHWEKVESTWNFANKVWNASRFSLMNMEGFTYEDIDLSGEKTLADKWILTRLNETIDHVTKNTNKYEFGEAGRYLYNFIWDELCDWYIEMAKLPLNGEDEAKKNTTRSVLAYVLDQTMRMLHPYMPFITEEIWQQLPHQGESITVASWPEVKNAFHDETASTEMKRLVSIIKSVRNIRAEVDTPMSKQIKLLIQAENEEIVQELKNNKDYLERFCNPSELTIASELDIPEKAMSAVVTGAEIYLPLEGLIDFEKEIERLEKEVVKWNKEVERVQKKLANEGFVKKAPQEVVDAEKQKEQDYLEKHSKVKARLAELKG, encoded by the coding sequence ATGAATAACGATCAAAACACATCACTTCCTTCAAAATATAATCCACAGGCTGTTGAAAAAGACCGTTATCAATTTTGGTTAAAAGGCAAATATTTTGAAGCAACAGGTGATCAGGAGAAAGAACCCTATACCATTGTTATTCCACCGCCAAATGTAACTGGCAGGCTGCATTTGGGACACGCATGGGATACGACAATGCAAGATACGATTTCTAGAATGAAACGAATGCAAGGATATGATGTATTATGGTTACCTGGTATGGATCACGCAGGTATTGCTACACAGTCCAAAGTAGAGGAAAAGTTAAAAGAACAGGGGACTAACCGACATGTGTTAGGTCGCGAGAAATTCATGGAGACAGCCTGGGAATGGAAAGAGGAATATGCAGATTTCATTCGTTCACAATGGGAAAAATTAGGCCTAGGACTTGATTATTCAAGGGAAAGGTTTACATTGGATGATGGGTTATCCGGTGCTGTAAAAGAGGTATTCGTTAAGCTATATGAAAAAGGATATATTTATCGCGGGGAATATATCATAAACTGGGATCCGAAGACACGTACTGCCCTTTCTGATATCGAAGTGATTTATGAGGAACTGCATGGGAAGTTTTATCATATGCAATATAAAATAAAAGACAGTGACGAAATGATTGAAGTCGCTACAACACGACCAGAAACGATGTTAGGTGATACGGCAGTTGCTGTTCATCCCACAGATGACCGTTATAAGCATTTAATAGGTAAGACGGTTATATTACCGATTGTTGGTCGTGAGATTAAAATTGTTGCGGATGAATATGTTGATATGGAGTTAGGATCTGGTGCGGTCAAAATAACACCAGCACATGATCCAAATGATTTTGAAATTGGAAACCGTCATGGCTTGAAGCGGATTTTAGTGATGCATGAAGACGGTTCAATGAATGAAAATGCTGGTAAATATGAAGGACTTGACCGTTTTGAATGCCGCGAGCAAATTGTTAAAGACCTTCAGGACCAGGATGTATTATTTAAAATAGAAGATCACACACATCAGGTTGGACATTCTGAACGAAGTGGTGCCGTTGTTGAACCATATTTATCGACACAATGGTTTGTTAATATGCAGCCACTGGCAGACGAAGCAATCAACCTTCAGAATGGTGAAGAAAAAGTGAATTTTGTGCCAGATCGTTTTGAAAGAACGTATTTACACTGGATGGAAAATATTCGTGATTGGGTGATCTCTCGTCAGCTATGGTGGGGGCATCGTATCCCAGCTTGGTATCACAAAGAGACAAAAGAGATCTATGTAGGAAAAGAAGCACCCAGTGATAGTGAGAATTGGGAACAGGATGAAGATGTCTTAGATACATGGTTTTCCTCTGCTTTATGGCCTTTTTCAACAATGGGCTGGCCGGATGAGCAAAGCGATGATTTTAAGCGTTATTTTCCAACCGACGTATTGGTAACGGGCTATGACATCATTTTTTTCTGGGTAGCGCGAATGATCTTTCAATCGAAGGAATTTACAAAAGAGAGACCGTTTAAGGATGTACTTATCCATGGATTAATCCGTGATGCAGATGGACGTAAAATGAGTAAATCATTAGGGAACGGTGTTGATCCAATGGATGTTATTGATAAATACGGGGCTGACTCCCTACGTTATTTCCTATTAACAGGTTCCACTCCTGGTCAGGATTTACGCTTCCATTGGGAAAAGGTGGAATCTACTTGGAATTTTGCTAATAAAGTATGGAATGCTTCCCGTTTCTCGCTAATGAATATGGAAGGATTCACCTATGAGGATATCGATTTATCAGGGGAGAAGACATTAGCAGATAAATGGATTTTAACTCGCCTAAATGAAACGATCGATCATGTTACAAAAAACACAAATAAATACGAGTTCGGTGAAGCGGGTCGGTATCTATATAATTTCATATGGGATGAGCTATGCGATTGGTATATCGAAATGGCAAAACTACCATTAAACGGCGAAGATGAAGCAAAAAAGAACACAACGCGTTCCGTGCTCGCCTATGTTCTGGATCAAACCATGCGTATGTTGCATCCGTATATGCCATTTATTACCGAAGAAATTTGGCAGCAATTGCCGCATCAAGGAGAATCGATTACAGTTGCTAGCTGGCCGGAAGTAAAAAATGCGTTTCATGACGAGACAGCTTCAACAGAAATGAAACGGCTTGTATCGATAATTAAATCCGTTCGTAATATTCGTGCAGAAGTAGATACACCGATGTCTAAACAAATCAAATTGTTAATACAAGCTGAAAACGAGGAGATTGTACAAGAACTCAAGAATAATAAGGACTACTTGGAACGATTCTGTAATCCAAGTGAATTAACGATAGCCTCTGAATTAGATATTCCAGAAAAGGCAATGTCAGCTGTAGTAACAGGCGCTGAAATATATTTACCACTCGAAGGGTTAATTGACTTTGAAAAGGAAATAGAGCGGTTGGAAAAAGAGGTTGTGAAATGGAATAAAGAAGTGGAGCGTGTACAGAAAAAACTGGCAAATGAAGGATTTGTAAAAAAAGCACCTCAAGAGGTTGTTGATGCAGAAAAACAAAAAGAACAGGATTATCTAGAAAAACACTCGAAAGTGAAAGCACGTTTGGCAGAATTAAAAGGATAA
- the minD gene encoding septum site-determining protein MinD: MGEAIVITSGKGGVGKTTTTANIGTALALMEKKVCLIDTDIGLRNLDVVMGLENRIIFDIVDVIEERCNLKQALIKDKRFDYLSLLPAAQTSDKLSLTTEGMTKIVTELKQEYDYIIIDCPAGIEQGFQNAVVAADRAIVVTTPEKSSVRDADRIIGLLEKEDMDPPSLTINRIRSHMMKSGDMLEVDEIVQVLSIDLMGIVTDDDEVIKASNNGEPVALHSSSKASIAYRNIARRILGETVPLQSLEDEKGVFKKMKKFFGVRS, translated from the coding sequence ATGGGTGAGGCAATCGTCATTACTTCCGGAAAAGGTGGCGTTGGTAAAACGACAACAACGGCAAATATCGGTACCGCCTTGGCACTCATGGAGAAAAAAGTATGTTTAATAGATACAGATATTGGTCTAAGGAATCTTGATGTAGTCATGGGACTGGAAAACCGTATCATTTTTGATATAGTGGATGTTATAGAAGAACGATGCAATTTAAAGCAAGCTCTTATTAAGGATAAACGTTTTGACTATTTATCGTTATTACCTGCAGCACAAACGAGTGATAAATTATCTCTTACAACGGAGGGCATGACTAAAATCGTGACAGAATTGAAACAAGAATACGATTATATTATTATCGATTGTCCAGCAGGTATTGAACAAGGTTTTCAAAATGCAGTAGTCGCAGCGGATAGAGCCATTGTTGTGACAACACCAGAGAAATCTAGTGTCAGAGACGCTGATCGGATTATCGGCTTACTGGAAAAAGAGGATATGGATCCACCAAGCTTAACGATTAATCGAATACGAAGTCATATGATGAAGAGTGGAGATATGCTAGAAGTGGATGAAATTGTTCAAGTACTTTCTATTGACCTTATGGGAATTGTTACAGATGATGATGAAGTTATTAAAGCATCCAATAACGGAGAACCAGTTGCCTTACATTCTAGCTCAAAAGCATCTATTGCTTATCGAAATATTGCCAGGAGAATTTTAGGTGAAACAGTCCCTTTACAATCGTTGGAGGATGAAAAGGGTGTATTTAAGAAAATGAAAAAGTTTTTTGGCGTTCGATCATAA
- the radC gene encoding RadC family protein, with the protein MSVSSIMIKDVPKEDRPRERLLKLGSSHLSNQELLAILLGSGTKEESVMALSNRVLMHFEGLKLLNDATIEELIAIKGIGTAKGVLMLAAIELGKRMNQYRPNDRYVIRSPEDGADYVMEEMRSLNQEHFVVLFLNTKNQIIHRQTIFIGSLNASIVHPREVFREAVKRSAASIVVAHNHPSGDPAPSQEDIHVTRRLVESGKMIGIELLDHLIIGDRKFVSLKEKGYL; encoded by the coding sequence ATGTCAGTTTCATCTATTATGATTAAGGATGTTCCTAAAGAAGATCGTCCAAGAGAACGTCTGTTAAAATTAGGTTCCAGTCATTTATCAAATCAGGAATTACTCGCCATCTTGCTTGGAAGTGGAACAAAGGAAGAATCGGTAATGGCCTTATCTAATCGTGTATTAATGCATTTCGAAGGCTTGAAATTGCTTAATGACGCTACAATTGAGGAGTTAATTGCAATAAAAGGAATCGGAACAGCTAAAGGGGTGTTAATGCTGGCTGCTATAGAGCTTGGTAAACGAATGAATCAGTATCGCCCCAATGATCGTTATGTTATAAGGTCACCAGAAGACGGTGCAGATTATGTAATGGAGGAGATGCGTAGCTTAAACCAAGAGCATTTTGTTGTTCTTTTTCTAAACACAAAAAATCAAATTATCCACAGACAAACTATTTTCATTGGTAGTCTAAATGCCTCCATCGTACACCCTAGGGAGGTTTTTCGTGAAGCGGTAAAACGATCAGCAGCTTCGATTGTTGTCGCACATAATCACCCTTCTGGCGACCCAGCACCTTCCCAAGAAGATATCCATGTTACAAGACGTTTAGTTGAGTCAGGAAAAATGATTGGCATAGAACTTTTGGATCATTTAATTATTGGAGATAGAAAATTTGTATCTTTAAAAGAAAAAGGATACCTCTAA
- the mreC gene encoding rod shape-determining protein MreC has translation MSFFRKRQLFILLIGFIVLVSLIGFSLREREDLSTVEKFINDTVGWAQTVIYTPVNFVTNVFTNIDDVRNTYNENQLLKEQLSEYKSLIYEVQEIKEENEELRNTLDVTDSIRDYDPIQATVISRSPERWVEQITIDKGQQDGVARNMAVITAEGMVGKIQSTNEFTSTVQLLSGFDQLNRISATISREEEQDINGMIEGFDEETDSLLFRIIEESDDELEEGELVVSSGMGGVFPAGLPIGTVKDVVPDQYGLTRTALVEPAANMYDINQVIVVDRALEDEGDG, from the coding sequence ATGTCATTTTTTCGTAAGAGACAATTATTTATTCTTTTAATAGGGTTTATTGTTCTTGTTTCTTTAATTGGATTTTCATTAAGAGAAAGAGAAGACCTTAGTACGGTTGAAAAATTTATAAATGATACAGTTGGTTGGGCGCAAACTGTTATTTATACGCCCGTTAACTTCGTCACAAATGTTTTTACAAACATTGATGACGTAAGAAATACGTACAATGAGAATCAATTATTAAAAGAACAATTATCCGAGTATAAAAGTCTTATTTATGAAGTACAAGAAATCAAAGAAGAGAATGAAGAGCTGCGAAATACGTTGGATGTTACAGATTCTATCAGGGATTATGATCCGATTCAAGCAACCGTAATTTCCCGTTCACCCGAGCGTTGGGTTGAACAGATCACGATTGATAAGGGCCAACAAGATGGAGTAGCAAGAAATATGGCAGTTATTACAGCTGAAGGAATGGTTGGGAAAATACAGTCTACGAATGAATTTACTTCGACTGTTCAATTGCTATCCGGTTTTGATCAGCTTAATCGAATTTCTGCAACCATTTCCCGTGAAGAAGAGCAGGATATAAATGGAATGATAGAGGGATTTGATGAAGAAACAGATTCACTTTTATTCAGAATCATTGAAGAATCGGATGATGAACTTGAAGAAGGGGAGTTAGTTGTATCATCAGGTATGGGCGGGGTCTTTCCTGCTGGGTTACCGATCGGTACAGTTAAAGACGTTGTTCCAGACCAATACGGATTGACGCGGACAGCGTTAGTAGAACCAGCTGCTAATATGTATGATATAAATCAGGTTATTGTTGTGGACAGAGCACTGGAAGATGAGGGGGATGGGTAA
- the mreD gene encoding rod shape-determining protein MreD: MKRLYLPFLLFLFLILEGVALELLPAGLIMSDLLIVPHWVLVILLFISVFYDREYTYYSVLYAFIFGLLIDIVYTGILGVYMFSYAFVIYIIQGLRKLLHGNILVTLLLAVIGITLADLSINMIYSTVGLVDMLWADYLMSRLVPTILANLLFLVFLYPVLMKPFASWGKEQLSGKKSF; encoded by the coding sequence ATGAAACGCTTATACCTACCTTTTCTCCTCTTCTTGTTTCTTATATTGGAAGGTGTTGCTCTAGAGCTTTTACCTGCAGGTTTAATAATGAGTGATTTATTAATAGTTCCACACTGGGTACTTGTAATTTTACTATTTATATCCGTTTTTTATGACAGAGAATATACCTATTACTCGGTGTTATATGCGTTCATTTTTGGTTTGTTAATTGACATTGTGTACACGGGAATACTTGGAGTTTACATGTTTTCATACGCATTTGTCATCTATATTATTCAGGGACTAAGAAAATTGCTTCATGGAAATATTTTAGTAACACTATTACTGGCAGTTATTGGAATAACGTTGGCAGATCTATCAATTAATATGATCTATTCAACAGTAGGACTTGTAGATATGCTGTGGGCGGATTATTTAATGAGTCGATTAGTACCAACTATATTAGCTAACCTTCTATTTCTGGTATTCTTATATCCGGTTTTAATGAAACCGTTCGCCAGCTGGGGGAAAGAACAATTATCTGGAAAGAAATCATTCTGA
- the minC gene encoding septum site-determining protein MinC, which produces MLDKKQFVTIKGTRNGLTLFIDESCSFSDAIHELTEKIEASRPKDDEPTVSVTVKSGDRYLQEEQKEQLRNIINEENRFTIHAFESDVIRRHDALLWKEETEIKSFNRIVRSGQVLSVNGDLLLIGDVNPGGTVISTGNIYVMGSLYGIAHAGAEGDGNAFIAASYMKPNQLRIADYISRAPDYESEGVYMECGLIDEGQDKIIVDRIHVLAHKRKEITGFERRIQNG; this is translated from the coding sequence TTGCTTGATAAGAAACAATTTGTAACTATAAAAGGTACAAGGAATGGACTCACATTATTTATAGATGAGTCATGTTCATTTAGCGATGCTATTCATGAACTTACCGAAAAAATCGAGGCAAGTCGCCCCAAAGACGATGAACCAACCGTTTCGGTAACCGTGAAATCAGGAGATCGTTATTTACAAGAAGAGCAAAAAGAACAATTAAGAAATATAATAAATGAAGAAAATCGATTCACCATACATGCTTTTGAATCAGATGTTATTCGCAGGCATGATGCACTTTTATGGAAAGAAGAAACTGAAATCAAATCTTTTAATCGGATTGTTAGATCTGGACAAGTTCTCAGTGTTAATGGAGATCTCTTGTTGATTGGGGACGTAAATCCTGGTGGAACAGTTATTTCAACAGGGAATATTTATGTGATGGGAAGTTTGTATGGCATCGCTCATGCAGGGGCAGAGGGAGATGGTAATGCTTTCATAGCCGCATCTTACATGAAACCAAACCAACTCCGAATCGCCGATTATATTAGCAGGGCACCTGATTATGAATCGGAGGGTGTGTATATGGAGTGTGGCCTTATTGATGAAGGTCAGGATAAAATTATTGTTGATCGAATACATGTACTTGCACATAAGAGAAAAGAAATAACTGGATTCGAAAGGAGGATACAAAATGGGTGA
- a CDS encoding bifunctional folylpolyglutamate synthase/dihydrofolate synthase yields the protein MFKNFQQIEVFFEERKRLGIKPGLERINALLNLLHNPQKKMHAIHVAGTNGKGSTVHFIKNALMANGYQVGVFTSPSFTGLTGHIFINNSSMNEEEFLTLCNDAHPAIMQLDEEGDAPTEFEILTVLAFLYFSRNTNIALIETGMGGREDTTNCFQPILSIITNVSRDHTAFLGDTSAEIAYQKAGIIKNKAPVIIGDMDKEALHVMKEEAQIHETTLDQLGADFTPIETSIQMQGEHQIKNASIAYMALKKLREHGYSIDFKKAIAAISCTQIPGRFELVKRNPVMILDGAHNPAGIKVFLQTVAENYNDKEKHLLFAGFKDKELETMLKQFSNEFSSITLTSFDHPRAARADVLYEATNVLDKHAVTNWKDAIDMMLQNKKHAYFITGSLHFIAMVRKYLRE from the coding sequence ATGTTTAAGAATTTCCAACAAATCGAAGTGTTTTTTGAAGAAAGGAAAAGGTTAGGTATAAAACCGGGATTAGAAAGAATAAACGCATTACTAAATTTGTTACATAATCCACAGAAAAAGATGCATGCGATACACGTTGCTGGCACAAATGGGAAAGGTTCTACCGTTCATTTTATTAAAAATGCTTTAATGGCTAATGGCTATCAAGTTGGTGTGTTTACGTCACCTAGCTTCACTGGATTAACCGGTCATATATTTATAAACAATAGCTCCATGAACGAAGAGGAATTTCTGACATTATGTAATGATGCTCACCCTGCCATTATGCAGTTAGATGAAGAAGGGGATGCGCCAACTGAATTTGAAATTCTTACCGTATTAGCATTCCTCTATTTCTCAAGAAATACAAATATTGCACTTATTGAAACTGGTATGGGCGGGCGTGAGGATACCACCAATTGCTTTCAACCTATTTTATCTATTATAACAAATGTTTCAAGAGATCATACTGCTTTTTTAGGGGATACATCAGCAGAGATTGCTTATCAGAAAGCAGGTATAATAAAAAATAAAGCCCCCGTAATCATTGGTGATATGGATAAAGAAGCGTTACATGTTATGAAAGAAGAGGCGCAGATCCATGAGACAACGCTTGATCAACTAGGTGCTGATTTTACACCTATTGAGACCTCTATTCAGATGCAGGGCGAACATCAAATAAAAAACGCATCAATTGCTTATATGGCTTTGAAAAAATTAAGGGAACATGGCTACTCTATCGATTTTAAAAAGGCAATAGCAGCAATAAGCTGTACACAGATTCCAGGTAGATTCGAACTTGTTAAGCGTAATCCTGTGATGATATTGGATGGTGCGCATAATCCAGCAGGAATTAAAGTTTTTCTACAAACTGTTGCAGAAAATTATAATGATAAAGAGAAGCATCTTTTATTCGCAGGCTTTAAGGACAAGGAACTTGAAACAATGTTAAAGCAGTTTAGCAATGAATTTTCTTCTATTACATTAACTTCATTTGACCATCCTCGTGCAGCACGAGCAGATGTATTATACGAAGCGACAAATGTTTTAGACAAACATGCAGTTACAAATTGGAAAGATGCTATAGACATGATGTTGCAGAATAAGAAGCACGCGTATTTCATAACTGGATCTTTACATTTTATTGCTATGGTAAGAAAGTATCTTCGTGAATGA